Proteins from a single region of Haloplanus sp. GDY1:
- a CDS encoding poly(R)-hydroxyalkanoic acid synthase subunit PhaE — MTNDASGTFDGQMDAFLERMTETYMNALDRNLDAQSAFLESWMDSMEDNLSEERIQEGYEGSMRAYEAWMDAAETSFERMGSAMQGEDVEPEEFRDIWLSSANEAFKEMMTTTAFAAATGQTVEEAMDMRQTIDEASEETLHALNFATVGDVREVGERLVELERRQHSIEQKLDRLLDQQ; from the coding sequence ATGACCAACGATGCCAGCGGTACGTTCGACGGACAGATGGACGCGTTCCTCGAACGCATGACCGAGACGTATATGAACGCCCTCGACCGCAACCTCGACGCCCAGTCGGCGTTTCTCGAATCCTGGATGGATTCGATGGAGGACAACCTCTCCGAGGAGCGGATTCAGGAGGGCTACGAGGGATCGATGCGCGCTTACGAGGCGTGGATGGACGCCGCCGAGACGTCCTTCGAACGCATGGGAAGCGCCATGCAGGGCGAGGACGTCGAACCGGAGGAGTTCCGCGACATCTGGCTCTCCTCGGCCAACGAGGCGTTCAAGGAGATGATGACGACCACCGCCTTCGCGGCGGCGACGGGCCAGACCGTCGAGGAGGCGATGGACATGCGCCAGACCATCGACGAGGCGTCCGAGGAGACGCTCCACGCCCTCAACTTCGCGACGGTCGGCGACGTTCGCGAGGTGGGCGAACGGCTCGTCGAACTCGAACGCCGCCAGCACTCCATCGAGCAGAAGCTCGATCGGTTGCTCGACCAGCAATGA
- a CDS encoding AbrB/MazE/SpoVT family DNA-binding domain-containing protein codes for MTRDEDDGSPTWPPMPFAQQFQNASEDAVEQQMKLFKQFVSGGAGSGFDGFSQLGAMSMGTAMFKTRVQSGGRISIPDAERETLDIEDGDIVQTIVIPVKRNSE; via the coding sequence ATGACGCGAGACGAGGACGATGGATCGCCGACGTGGCCTCCGATGCCCTTTGCCCAGCAGTTCCAGAACGCCAGCGAAGACGCGGTCGAACAACAGATGAAGCTGTTCAAGCAGTTCGTGTCGGGCGGTGCCGGGAGCGGGTTCGACGGGTTCTCGCAACTGGGCGCGATGAGCATGGGGACCGCGATGTTCAAGACCCGCGTGCAGAGCGGGGGTCGCATCAGCATCCCCGATGCCGAGCGGGAGACGCTCGACATCGAGGACGGCGACATCGTCCAGACGATCGTCATCCCAGTCAAACGAAACTCCGAGTGA